The stretch of DNA ATCGTATATTTACATACAAGCATGAAATTTCTGAATAATCCGAAGTTTTTTCGTGAATCTGTTATGTTCATATATGATCTGTAGCTTCATCTGCTGTTTCTTTTATAACAAAAAGTAATGATCAGGACGGGATTTTCCAGGCATGTCAAGCGGATATTCGCAATCCGCTTCGCTACGTGGCTCTACACCAAATAACTGCTCCGCAGTTTATCAGGAGGAGCTTGCACTCCTCCTGATACAAGCAAGTCCCCACCCACTGCTTATTGCTTTTCGCAATTGAAGCAGGGGACTTACTTGATTTGGTTAAAGAGTTTGGAATATTATAAAAAAAGTCTCTTCCAGAAGGCAGGTTTTTCAATCCTTTCTTCTTAAAGAGACTTTTTTGTTTCCATAAATATTATTTATTTCAATGCAGCTCCAGCTTTAAAAGCATCGCCCACCTTTTCGCCAAGACGGATATATGCGTTGTTAAACGGATCAAACGTGATCGGTGCAGCTTTTGCTACATCTACATTTCCGTTTTTGTCCAGAACACGTTCGTCCACGCTGACATTTACGATCTCACCAACCAGACGGCAGGTTTCTTTGTCGTAGCTTTTCAGTTTACATTCTACACAGATGGGAAGCTCTTTGATGATGGGGGCATCTACTTTTTCGGACTTTTCTGCTGTAAATCCGGCTTTTGCAAATTTATCCGGCTCTTTGTTTCCGGAAACAATTCCCACATAATCGCAGGCTGTCATATGATCCACATCCGCCATGCTTACTGTGAAAGCGCCTTTTTTCAGAATATTTTCGGTTGTTTTGTGACTCTCACTGACACAGATGGAAATTTCCTTATCATCACTGATTCCGCCCCAGGCAGCATTCATAACGTCCGGTTTGCCATCCTCGCCATATGTGGCGATCATTAATACTGGCTGTGGATAGGTATAAGGTTTTGCACCAAAATCTTTTCTCATGACTGTTTCTCTCCTTTATATTCGTTATTGTTGTTATTTTTTATGAATTCCCGCACAAGCTGCAGGCCTCCTAATGGAACACAGAATTTATCTCTGTGCTGTCTGCACTGCTGATACGTTTCTTCCAGATCAAACCACTGTACCTCTTCTACTTCTTCTTTCTGAAGTGTAAGACGATCGATCTCTACCGGATGATCGTAGATATAAACAAAGGCAATCTCTTCATCCCGGAACATTTTTCCATGAAATTCTTTGGCAAAAGATATCGGGAATTTTCCTGCAAACTGCAGATCTTCTGGCACTGCATGTATCCCCAGTTCTTCCTTTAGTTCCCGCAATGCTGATTCCAACGGTTCATCCCCTGCCTGTATGTGGCCTGCAGATGAAGTATCAAATTTTCCTGGAAAAGAATCCTTGTTTCTGGATCTTTTTTGAAGAAGGATCTCTGTTCTTCCATTTTTCCGGCGGATGATCCAGATATGCGCAGTGCGATGGCGGATTCCCTCTGCATGGGCAATGCTCCGTTCTACGGTCTTTCCGGTGGGATTTCCGTTTTCATCTATGATATCAAATATTTCCATTCTTATCTGTCTGCTTCTTTCTCTTATAATTATTCTTAAGTGAATCAGATGATTTTTTATCTGATTACCAAAATGTCTGAGAACTGACAAAATTTACTATAGTACTATAAATGAGCAAATTTGAAAAATTGCACAAAACTACACTGCGAATTTCATAAATGAATCAAAATCATTGCTTTCCTTTGCGCATTGAAAAAGATAACGATACTTTTCCAGCTGAATGGTATCACAGATTTCGTGATATCCAGTTTCAAACGAACAGAACCTACCAGTACCCACTGCACACATGAAATGTGCCAGTGACATAAGTAGCCAGTACCTTTTGATTCCCTGTGCAGAGCGTATCTGATAGCTGTCCAGTGCCAGTTTATCCTTACACTGGCGGAAAAATACTTCAATCGGCCATCGACACACATACCAGGAAAGAATCTCCTGTGTAGACAGGGCTGCGTTTGTACTGATGAAAGCACGCAATGCTTTGGGATTACCAAATGCTTTTTCCGGATAACTCAAAAGAACTACCGCATTTTCTATGCCGTTGAGGTTTCCCTCGTACCGGTACACATAATAGTTTCGTTTTTTGACTGTCACAAGGTCAAATTCACGATGTGTAACAGACAATTCGGCGGCCAGTTCACGAAGTTTCTTTTTCATTCCCGATGGATACAGCAAACGGTTTGTTTTCAAAGCACCGATGGTATGGAACCCTCTCTGTGCAAAGGTATTGATTATCTTTTCAGAAACATACCAGCAGTCGCAAAGAAAATAGGACATTACCGGTGGAACAGGCAGCTCCTTTGCAATGCTTTGTACAATGTCAATCTTGGAAATTGACTTATTGTACATTACAAAAGCATAGTTCAGAACAATGCCATTGCAGGAAAGCATAACAGCAACTGCCTGATGCCCGTAATCCGGTTTTCCCTTTAAATGGGATTGGTGAAAATACGCATCTTCAATCGGATGTAAAGCCTGTGACGAAGGCTTTGTCTTTGAAGCAATCGTATCGTCCACAATACAGAGAACAGGTTTTCCGGTGCGTGCTGCTTCTGAATAAATAATCTCAATGACAGAGCATTTTAACGTATCTGAAAGTAAGGAATCATCCCATTTTCCGGAATTGAGGAAATGGGCAATCGTAGTTCTGTGGCAGGAACTGTTTTTAGCAAAGTCCGTGGTTTTTCCATGATATCCTGAAATGAAAATACTGATTAGGATACTCATAAGATGGTTTATTACTCGGTTCGAATAAAATTTGCATAAGTTTAATTTTTTAAACTGGTTGTATATGAATGAGGAATGATGTATAGTATTTGCGAGAGACACCTTCTTTCGTAAATGTTGCAAATGTTTGTTTTGGCACTTTCATTATACAACACATGGAATCGAGGTGTCTTTCTTTTATGCAAAATCACGAACTTGCTCATTTATAGCAATAGTAAATAATAAATTGGTAAGACATATTACATTATTCCATTATTGAGAATGTTTTCCACTTCCTCCATCTGACCCAGAATCATTTTCTGGCGGTCGTCAAAAAGAAGACCTTTATTATGCCTGTAATACTGGTCGGAACCGTTCTCCCGAATGAACCAGAGACTATAGTAGTTGGCATTCAGTTCCGTGATAAATGCCACCATTTCCTGACTGTCCCCAAAGGCAGCTTCCATAAAGTCGAAAACGTTCTGAAGAGTAAAGGATATTTCGTCGGTTCGGTTTTCGTAGGCTTCGGTTTCGGATTCAAAGAGGGCTTTCACAAACTCATAGTTCCTGTTTGACGATAAAACTTCCGATTCTGCTGCAGCACTTCTGCCTCCTGCCGGCTCTGAACCTGATCCGGTTTTATCTGATCCGGTTGATTCCGAAGCTGATTTCAATCCGGACGCATTTTCAAAGAATGACACAACACGTTTCTGTATACGCTCCTGCTGTTTTGTAAGAAGCTCACTCTTTTTGTCCTTTTCAAGATCCGCCTCTGCTTTTTCCATGAGATTTTTTGCTGTGAGGATGTCCTGATCTTCTCTGAAGTACACCATATAATCATACAGTTTCGTGAGATAGGCATCGGTAAGATAGCATTCTGTAAAAAGCTCGCTGAGCTTTCCATTGAGAAGGCTTACAATGCTCAGATGCTCATCCAGAGAGGCCGTGCGGATCTTACCCAGGGTAATGGAATCCCACTTTCCTTTCAGGATGTCCTCCACTTTATAATCCGTTCTGTACTTATAATAAAGAGCCAGATAGCTGGCGAAATCCTTCGCGATCATCCTGTGCTGGATGTACTGGCTGACCACCTCACGGTCTACGGTTTTTCCAAGGATCTCATAAACCTGGATCAGACGTGAAAGATCCTCCCAGCCTCTGGCTGTGGCAAAGATCTTTCCGTCTACGGTATTCTCCACCCTGTAGAAATTTTTTCTGCGAAGCTCCAGATAGGAGATCACCGCCGGATGAATTCCCTGCTGGTAGGCGTATTCCTTCCATACATCAAAGTCTGCCTCCACATCAATCTTCTTGATACGGTCCAGAGTGACCACATCGAATTCCCGGACGGATTTGTTATATTCCGGCGGGTTGCCTGCTGTGACGATTACCCAGCCTTCCGGCACCTTCTGGTTTCCGAAGGTTTTTCCCTGAAGGAACTGCAGCATCATCGGTGCCAGTGTTTCAGATACGCAGTTGATCTCATCAATGAACAGGATGCCTTCTTTCAGACCTGTTTTTTCCATTTTGTCGTAAACGGATGAAATGATCTCACTCATGGTATATTCCGTGACAGAAAATTCTTCCTCACCGTAATTCTTTTTTACAATGAAAGGAAGTCCCACGGCACTCTGTCTGGTGTGGTGGGTAATAGTATAAGAAACAAGGGCAATCCCGCATTCCCTTGCGATCTGCTCCATAACCTGTGTCTTTCCGATTCCCGGAGGGCCCATAAGAAGGATCGGTCTCTGACGGATTGCCGGGATCCGGTACTCACCGAATTCGTCTTTTGCAAGATATGCTTCTATGGAATCTCTGATCTCCTGTTTTGCTCGTTTTATGTTCATGGTTTTCTTATTGTCTCCTTCTGTATGCTTCTCTTTGTCTCACGGCTGCACGTTTCTCTGATCCAAAATATCTCATTTCCTGCCTGCAGCGGATTACTTTATCGACGTATCCCGCTTATCCTCCAGTTCATCCTCCGTGATCACCAGCTTCATGGCCCAGGCCGGGATATCCACATCCTCCGGCTCCTGCTCCATAAATGCAAATGCAGTCCGGTATGGCGGCATCTTTGCCGGAAAAATGCCGTAACCGTCTGTAAAATACACCAGGCCTTTCAGATTTTCAAACTCTCGTTTCTCCATCAGCTCTTCCACATAAGCAAAAGCCGGGCGAAAATCTGTGCCCCCATCGCCGTAAAGCTCCAGACTATCCATGTAATCCTGCAGTTCTTCTCTGCCGGTGATTTTCACATCTGAATGCACCTTCTCGTCACACTGGATAATGTGTATATTTACCTTTTGGAAAAAATTCCCGCTGTCACTTAAGATTCCGTAAGTTTCCTCCAGAAATCTCCGCACCAGTTCCCCAGAACAGGACATGGAGGTATCGATCACGATGACAAATTCCGAAACTTTTTTCACTTCTCTGGTTTCCAGGGGTTCAATCAGCGGCATATTCCCATAAAGAGAAAGCCCATAGGTATAAAAATTATGATCAAAGCTATCCGGATCTACCGTCAGCTCTTCCCGGAATACCGCAAACTTCCGCAGAAAATCCCGGTAATCATACCGTTCTCTGTTCTCTATTTTCAGCTGATCCAGAAAATCTCCGTCCTGTTCTCCTGCCTCCCTGGAAAAAGTCTCCAGGTCTGTTTCGATCCCATCGCTGATATCTCCCCATTTTTTGCTCATCAGGGGATTGGGTTTCTGATTCGGCTGCTGGTTGACCCAGTATTTGTGATCATCCACATAGAACTCTTTTTCCAGCTGCAGCAGTTCTTTTTCCTTCAGGAACTGTTCTTTCAAAATCTTGTAGATCCACTCCGCATTCAACGTCTTCTTTTCCTTTTCCAGAAGACGGTAGGTCTCCCTCCGAAGAAGACTTCTGGAATATCGGACTGAGCGGTGATAAATACCGTCGATCATATGCTCCACCGCAATGTCACAGCTTAAATTCCATAGGCGCTTGTCTGCCCCTGGCTTTCCGAAATGTCGGAAAATACAGTGGAACACCATGTGAAGATATCCCCGGTTCACAAGTATCCGGTTCTCCCTATAAAGCCCGCCAAGCTGCGCCGGATGGAAGTATATCACAGCCCCGTCTGTTCCAAATGGACTGACCGAACCATCCATCCGATAAACAAAGCTGCTCAGCGCCACGTCCAGAAAGCGCATGCCCAGATACAGCTCGTCTCTTGCCGCCCGCAGGATGCTGCTGCCGATGTCCTGGAGACGCTGGGCTGCTTCCTGGGAATTGGATCCCTGACCGGATAGATAGTTATTTTTGTTATTTTCGGTTATTTCTATTTCACTCAGAATTCTCACCCCCTCTGATCTGCTGTCACAATTCTGTCTTCATTATAGTTCTCTCAGAAACTACTATAATTGCCATTACTACTTCATAATATCGTAATCTATCTACATGCAACTTA from Blautia sp. SC05B48 encodes:
- a CDS encoding vWA domain-containing protein, which translates into the protein MGSSILRAARDELYLGMRFLDVALSSFVYRMDGSVSPFGTDGAVIYFHPAQLGGLYRENRILVNRGYLHMVFHCIFRHFGKPGADKRLWNLSCDIAVEHMIDGIYHRSVRYSRSLLRRETYRLLEKEKKTLNAEWIYKILKEQFLKEKELLQLEKEFYVDDHKYWVNQQPNQKPNPLMSKKWGDISDGIETDLETFSREAGEQDGDFLDQLKIENRERYDYRDFLRKFAVFREELTVDPDSFDHNFYTYGLSLYGNMPLIEPLETREVKKVSEFVIVIDTSMSCSGELVRRFLEETYGILSDSGNFFQKVNIHIIQCDEKVHSDVKITGREELQDYMDSLELYGDGGTDFRPAFAYVEELMEKREFENLKGLVYFTDGYGIFPAKMPPYRTAFAFMEQEPEDVDIPAWAMKLVITEDELEDKRDTSIK
- a CDS encoding NUDIX hydrolase, which produces MEIFDIIDENGNPTGKTVERSIAHAEGIRHRTAHIWIIRRKNGRTEILLQKRSRNKDSFPGKFDTSSAGHIQAGDEPLESALRELKEELGIHAVPEDLQFAGKFPISFAKEFHGKMFRDEEIAFVYIYDHPVEIDRLTLQKEEVEEVQWFDLEETYQQCRQHRDKFCVPLGGLQLVREFIKNNNNNEYKGEKQS
- a CDS encoding AAA family ATPase, coding for MNIKRAKQEIRDSIEAYLAKDEFGEYRIPAIRQRPILLMGPPGIGKTQVMEQIARECGIALVSYTITHHTRQSAVGLPFIVKKNYGEEEFSVTEYTMSEIISSVYDKMEKTGLKEGILFIDEINCVSETLAPMMLQFLQGKTFGNQKVPEGWVIVTAGNPPEYNKSVREFDVVTLDRIKKIDVEADFDVWKEYAYQQGIHPAVISYLELRRKNFYRVENTVDGKIFATARGWEDLSRLIQVYEILGKTVDREVVSQYIQHRMIAKDFASYLALYYKYRTDYKVEDILKGKWDSITLGKIRTASLDEHLSIVSLLNGKLSELFTECYLTDAYLTKLYDYMVYFREDQDILTAKNLMEKAEADLEKDKKSELLTKQQERIQKRVVSFFENASGLKSASESTGSDKTGSGSEPAGGRSAAAESEVLSSNRNYEFVKALFESETEAYENRTDEISFTLQNVFDFMEAAFGDSQEMVAFITELNANYYSLWFIRENGSDQYYRHNKGLLFDDRQKMILGQMEEVENILNNGIM
- a CDS encoding flavin reductase family protein; protein product: MRKDFGAKPYTYPQPVLMIATYGEDGKPDVMNAAWGGISDDKEISICVSESHKTTENILKKGAFTVSMADVDHMTACDYVGIVSGNKEPDKFAKAGFTAEKSEKVDAPIIKELPICVECKLKSYDKETCRLVGEIVNVSVDERVLDKNGNVDVAKAAPITFDPFNNAYIRLGEKVGDAFKAGAALK
- a CDS encoding IS701 family transposase, which gives rise to MSILISIFISGYHGKTTDFAKNSSCHRTTIAHFLNSGKWDDSLLSDTLKCSVIEIIYSEAARTGKPVLCIVDDTIASKTKPSSQALHPIEDAYFHQSHLKGKPDYGHQAVAVMLSCNGIVLNYAFVMYNKSISKIDIVQSIAKELPVPPVMSYFLCDCWYVSEKIINTFAQRGFHTIGALKTNRLLYPSGMKKKLRELAAELSVTHREFDLVTVKKRNYYVYRYEGNLNGIENAVVLLSYPEKAFGNPKALRAFISTNAALSTQEILSWYVCRWPIEVFFRQCKDKLALDSYQIRSAQGIKRYWLLMSLAHFMCAVGTGRFCSFETGYHEICDTIQLEKYRYLFQCAKESNDFDSFMKFAV